The Nitrospirota bacterium genomic interval CCTGACAGACTTTGTGATAAAAGAAAGGGAAGAGCCTGACGACCCCCAGGACTGCCCGCTTTGTGCAGGGAGGGAAGGGAGCACGCCTCCTGAAATAACAGCCGTCAGGGGAAAGGGTTCTAAACCAAACAGCCCGGGATGGCTTACGAGGGTTATCCCAAATTTTAAACCCTTGCTTCAGATTGAAGGCGAACTAAATCCTGAAGGCATAGGGATGTACGACAAGATAAACGGCGTAGGCGCAAATGAATTGATTATAGAGACCCCTGAGCATATTATGAACCCTGGAGAAATGGATGTGAGGCAGGTGACAAGGACGCTCCTGATGTATAAAGAAAGGAGTTTAGACCTTGAAAATGATAAAAGATTAAGATACATCCTGATTTCCAAGAGTTACGGCAAGGCTGCAGGCGCTTTATACAGCCATCCACATTCCCAGCTTACCGCATCTCCTATTATCCCACAAAGGATAAAGGGGGAACTGGACAGCGCCAAGGCATATTACAAGATGAAAGAGCGGTGCATATTCTGTGATATTCTCAGGGAGGAAGAAAAGACAGGCGAGAGGATTGTCCTTGAAAGCAGGGATTTCATAGCTTTCTGTCCGTTTGCCTCCGCATTTCCCTTTGAAATTTGGATAGTGCCGAGAAGGCATGAGTGCTCTTTTCAGGAAACCGAGGGCAAAGAAATTGAAGACCTCGGCCTTACAATTTTTACTCTCCTGAATAAATTGGCAAAACTGCTCAATGATCCGCCTTACAACCTGGCCCTTCATAATGCGCCCAACAGGATACCGAGGCGGGAGCACTGGCATACGCTCGGTGATGATTTCCACTGGCATATTGAAATAGTGCCGCGGTTAAGCGCTCCGGCGTTTGAATGGAGTTTAGGTTTTTACTTATTAAACATACCCCCTGAAGCGGGGGCAAAATATTTAAGGGAGGTTTAATGATGAAGGTTGAGAAAATACTTTTTCCGACTGATTTTTCAGAGGGTTCTTTTCATGCCCTGCCGTATGCGGTTGATTTGGCAAAGCATTATAACGCAAAACTTTTTATTATTCATGTCATCTATGATATTGCAAAGGCCACAGACTCTCACATCCCTCATATCTCGGCGGATGAACTTTACAAGGAAATATCCGCATGGGCACAGAAGGAAATGGAATCGTGCTGCATTGAGGGAATCAGGGGGCTTACGGATGTTAAGAAGCAGGTAGTAAGGGGCATTCCCTACGAGGAGATAATTAAATTTGCCGGTGATGAAAAGGTTGATATGATTGTCATGGGGACTTATGGGAAAAAAGGACTTGAGCGATTTATCTTCGGCAGCACAGCGGAAAGGGTGGTGAGACGCGCTCCATGTCCGGTGATGACAGTAAGAGTGCCAAGGCACAGGGAAAAGTAGTCAAAAAAAGAAGACCGTTAAAAGCCTATCTTTCAGAGGATGCATTTATGGATCTGCTTCTGAGCTCTGCGGAGGTGTTTAAGCGGGAGAGCCTCGGCTATCTGTTGGGCTACCGCCTTGAAGACCGCTTCATCATAGAGCATGCCTTTACACTGCAGACGGCAAAAAGAAAACCGAAGGGCGTGATTTTCCAGCACAAAAACCATAAGAAGATAGAGCCGATACTTTTAAAGTTTGAAAAGCTTCAGATAATTGGAGATTTTCATTCGCATACGCAATATGGAGATTCCAAGGGTATTCCAATTCCCAGCCCTCTGGACATAAAAGGGATGGAGGCGGATAATCTTTACATCATTGTTGCCATCAATGACTTAGAACTCAGCAGGCCGTGGAGAGAAAATACCGACGGCAGCATATCAGGAAGCATAGGAGCTTTTTTCTTCAAGATAACTGCATATTATTACCCTGAGGCAAATGCCATCCCGCTCAGGGTACGGATTTATTGCCCATTCCCGCCGGGATTAAATGTCGGCTGAAAGTTACAGAGCAAATTAAATTGAAACTGAATCATTATATAGCCTTATCAATTTTGTCCCATTTCTTACTTTTCACAATTCTGACGACAGCCCTTCCTGTCCAGAGATACCGGAGCAACCGGCATATTTTCAATGTAAATATCGTTAGCCCTGTTGAGATTTTGGCGAAAAACTTAAGCGGCAGGGCGAGTCAAGCATGGAATAACCGTGAGGTGTCAGTTAGCAGGCGTCAGGCAAATAATCCTGTCACGACTCCGCAATTCTCCATTACGCAAAACACTCCGCCAAAGACTATGAATGGTTCAAATAGTTTAAGCAGTTCAAGCAGTTCAAATAGTCCGGATAGTTCAAAGGGGTTGAACGAATTAAACGGCTTGAACAACTCAAACAACTCCACAAATCAGAAAGCTGCGCCATTAAACCCGAGGGCATTTTTATTTGACAGAGAAACAATTGAGAAATTTGCAAAAGAGGCGCCGCAAAAAAAGAATCTTACCTTCAGCGCTCCTGAGTTTCAGCACAGGGGCTACATGAGATTGCTGAAGGAGAAAATAGAAGACATATGGAAGTATCCTCAGACTGCGGCAAGACAGGGGGTTACAGGAGATCTTTATATAAAATTTACAATCAAAAAAGACGGAAAGCTCAGCGAGGTGGAGCTCATAAGGACCTCCGGACACAAAGACCTTGATGAGGCTGCGATAAAGGCGATTAAAGACGCCGAGCCTTACTGGCCTCTGCCTTATGACTGGAACAAGGACGCCCTTGAAGTAACAGGGCATTTTATTTATTTTCACGGCGGGGGATATATCATGTGACAGAGCTTTTGATTTATTTTTTGAAACATTAACAGATAATTTGTTATTATTCATTTAATCAAAAAATTGTTCAATGATATGTATCGGGGTATCGTATTTTGTTCTGTCATTCCCGTGAAAACGGGAATCCAGATGCCAGAGGAAAGAATACGGATTCCGCATTCCCGATGAGTCGGGACGGAATGACAAGATTGATGGAGGAGTTTATTGTTAAAAGCTGAGGATTTTTTTGAATTAAGGGAATTTGTTCACAAAGAGTTATTTAAAGATACTCAATTTGTCTGGGAGGCTTTAAGCAAATTAAAGCCTTACATTAAAAGCACTATCACTCCTAACATTGCACTGTTAAGGAAAAAAGGCATTATGCTGACAAAGACCAGCGTACTCTATAAAAACAAGATTATTGATAAAGGTTTTAAGGTTGAATACAACGACGCAGTAAAAGGCGGATTAAAGGTCTTTCTAAAAGGCAAAGAGCTCAAGGGGGCGTCTGTTTTTTATGCAGGCGCGATCCTTTTTGATGATAATATTTCAGTGGGAGAGGGCGCTGTGGTT includes:
- a CDS encoding galactose-1-phosphate uridylyltransferase is translated as MSLMHELRKDPVLNRWIIAAKTPPATLTDFVIKEREEPDDPQDCPLCAGREGSTPPEITAVRGKGSKPNSPGWLTRVIPNFKPLLQIEGELNPEGIGMYDKINGVGANELIIETPEHIMNPGEMDVRQVTRTLLMYKERSLDLENDKRLRYILISKSYGKAAGALYSHPHSQLTASPIIPQRIKGELDSAKAYYKMKERCIFCDILREEEKTGERIVLESRDFIAFCPFASAFPFEIWIVPRRHECSFQETEGKEIEDLGLTIFTLLNKLAKLLNDPPYNLALHNAPNRIPRREHWHTLGDDFHWHIEIVPRLSAPAFEWSLGFYLLNIPPEAGAKYLREV
- a CDS encoding universal stress protein — its product is MKVEKILFPTDFSEGSFHALPYAVDLAKHYNAKLFIIHVIYDIAKATDSHIPHISADELYKEISAWAQKEMESCCIEGIRGLTDVKKQVVRGIPYEEIIKFAGDEKVDMIVMGTYGKKGLERFIFGSTAERVVRRAPCPVMTVRVPRHREK
- a CDS encoding energy transducer TonB, producing MKLNHYIALSILSHFLLFTILTTALPVQRYRSNRHIFNVNIVSPVEILAKNLSGRASQAWNNREVSVSRRQANNPVTTPQFSITQNTPPKTMNGSNSLSSSSSSNSPDSSKGLNELNGLNNSNNSTNQKAAPLNPRAFLFDRETIEKFAKEAPQKKNLTFSAPEFQHRGYMRLLKEKIEDIWKYPQTAARQGVTGDLYIKFTIKKDGKLSEVELIRTSGHKDLDEAAIKAIKDAEPYWPLPYDWNKDALEVTGHFIYFHGGGYIM